The nucleotide sequence TCATATTATCTTCCATACTGATCCTGTCTACCTAGTTGCAGTTAGTCTTCATGCCTTTCATGTATTGTATGCTTGACTAATGCTCGCCTAGTGTAGTTTTCATTCCGCTGCTTACTATATATGCTCAGTttacctgtttgtcttcaaagctaCCGTGTTTTAAATACTTTTATAAAAAACGCCTATTCATaaccctctagttgataactagcactttcactcgTGATTATAACCTTATAATTTTGGAATAAAACTCCCTTTCATCCTGATTTTTTTTTTATGAAATGGATGGCGTAGAATAGGTCATGGACGTCCAACTATTTGTGTCGTTTTTGTTTCAAAGAGCCATCCGCAATTCTCAATGGCGACCCTATCGTATTTCCAAACCGCCCCACAGTCCACACTCACGTGCCCTCCGAAGTCGCCACTTGGCGGTGCCGCAATCCTTTGCTTAACAATTACGCTCGAAGGGCAGTTCGGTCATTCCACCCGGGTCCCGCTCCTCCCACCCGAAAAATTTCAAAATCCGGAAGACCCCAACGGGCCACCCGACGCTAACGCGAGCGGAGCCGCCCGATCCTCCTCATCGGACGGCGAAGCGCCTCGTCCGTCCGATCCGGTGCCCTAGCCCCACGCGCCGCTATAAAAAACCCGCCCCCATTTTGGCCACACCAagaacacacacgctctctccccCACAACCCAATCCCCATCCCCTCCCGCTCCTCCACGCGCGACGCGAACTCTTCAATCCTCTCCCAAGGTAACCGAATCCTCGCTCTGCTCCCCGATTTCTCCAGCGCCCCTTTCGCTTCGGTGGATTTCGTTGTGATCTCCGCGCGTAGCTTGCTTCGATTTGTTTCGGATTTCATCTGGTGTTTCCGACGGATCTGACGCAGAATCTCGGCTCGATTTTTGCAGGGAGCGTAGGGAGGCGAAGATGAGGGAGATCCTGCACATCCAGGGCGGGCAGTGCGGGAACCAGATCGGGTCCAAGTTCTGGGAGGTGGTGTGCGACGAGCACGGCATCGACCCCACGGGGAGGTACGTCGGCACCTCCGACCTGCAGCTGGAGCGCGTCAACGTCTACTACAACGAGGCCTCATGCGGCCGCTTCGTGCCGCGCGCCGTGCTCATGGATCTCGAGCCCGGCACCATGGACTCCGTCCGCACGGGGCCATACGGCCAGATCTTCCGCCCCGACAACTTCGTCTTCGGCCAGTCCGGCGCCGGCAACAACTGGGCCAAGGGCCACTACACCGAGGGCGCGGAGCTCATCGACTCCGTCCTCGACGTCGTCCGCAAGGAGGCCGAGAACTGCGACTGCCTCCAAGGTACTTTCCCCTTTCTTCAGGAGTCGCTCCAGTTACTCCGTGCCGCATATTCCGGCGAGCGATTCTGACTTTTGTTCGTGTGCTTGTCGTCAGGCTTCCAGGTGTGCCACTCCCTCGGCGGGGGCACCGGTTCCGGCATGGGCACGCTGCTGATTTCCAAGATCAGGGAGGAGTACCCGGACCGGATGATGCTCACCTTCTCCGTGTTCCCATCCCCCAAGGTGTCTGACACCGTGGTCGAGCCCTACAACGCCACCCTCTCGGTTCACCAGCTGGTGGAGAACGCCGACGAGTGCATGGTGCTGGACAACGAGGCGCTCTACGACATCTGCTTCCGCACCCTCAAGCTGACCACACCTAGCTGTAAGCAGATCTGTGACACAAGTTTGATTACCTGCTCGTACTTTGTCTATGTGAATGTAATGATTATGCTGGCAACGTGGTGAATTATAGCACTGGACAGTCAATTGTCGAAGAAGCTCGTTTGTCAGTTGTCATATTGTGGTAGTTCTGTTTGGGTGATACAAACTGACTGCATGTAGTGTCTGAAAATGCTGTCAGCAACCTGTCCTAACTGCTTGATGACATTAGTTAATTAAATCACCTGACAGCCATCTAAGTAGTAATTTCTTCTTTTTACGTTGAAGAAGTTCATTTTCCGAGTGTCATATCTTGCCAGTTTTATTTTGGTCGTATGAACTGACTACAGCCTGTAGTGTCCACAATGCAATTACCAACTTATCCCAACTGGCTGATGCCATGTTGGAAGCTGACTTTGTTTTATCTGCTGGAAATATGTTCATTCTAGAGATGATATTTTGTAGTTGGTGCTTTTAGCTTGTTTGAGCGCTGAGGCTGGATGTAGTTGGAGTGATTTTTGTGCTCTGTACATGGTAGCTCACCTACCTGTCATTAAGTATTGATGGGAAAAGGTGTTTTCTTATTAAACTGATAAATGCTGGTAGATGTGGTGTGATTTCAGAGTGGTTGTTCTATTGTAGCTTTCTCAGCACCTTGATGTGATGTATGCTATTTGCTTGAATTGAACCTATACATCATTACGTGCAGTTTTTCTAATCTGAGTGAAAGGGACCCTGATTCCACTTGATAAGTCtatatatgttactccctccgttccaaattactcgtcgtagaaatcaatgtacctagaactaaaatacatctatatacatccatacctgcgacaagtaattcggaacggagggagtacttttgttAGTTAGGTTTGCTGCTAGTGCATTTTCTTTGAATATTTTCCTGTTGAAGTGTAGGTTGTGGTATGAAAAAATTCCAGCTGATATGGTAGTTGCTTGTTAAATACTCCTTATTATGCCAGTATTGCTGATCTTTGAATCTTGCCTTTTTGTTGACAGTTGGTGACCTGAACCACTTGATCAGTGCCACCATGAGCGGTGTCACCTGCTGCCTCCGCTTCCCAGGGCAGCTGAACTCAGACCTCCGCAAGCTTGCCGTCAACCTGATCCCCTTCCCGCGCCTCCACTTCTTCATGGTGGGCTTTGCGCCGCTCACATCTCGTGGGTCACAGATGTACCGCTCCCTCACTGTCCCTGAGCTCACACAGCAGATGTGGGACTCAAAGAACATGATGTGTGCTGCCGACCCACGCCATGGCCGCTACCTCACAGCCTCGGCCATGTTCCGTGGCAAGATGAGCACCAAGGAGGTTGATGAACAGATGATCAACGTGCAGAACAAGAACTCTTCCTACTTCGTGGAGTGGATCCCCAACAACGTCAAGTCAAGCGTGTGTGACATCCCACCACGCGGCCTCTCCATGGCGTCCACCTTCATCGGCAACTCCACCTCCATCCAGGAGATGTTCCGGCGTGTGAGCGAGCAGTTCACGGCCATGTTCAGGAGGAAGGCTTTCTTGCATTGGTACACTGGTGAGGGGATGGACGAGATGGAGTTCACTGAGGCCGAGAGCAACATGAACGACCTTGTCTCCGAGTACCAGCAGTACCAGGACGCCACTGCCGACGAGGAGGGCGAgtacgaggaagaggaagagctgGAGCAGGAGTAAGATCGGTGACGATTGCATCTCTCCGTTTATGTGGTATTGTGGTTTTCGTACAACTGGAGCTTGTTACTAGTAGAGACTAGAGGGTACCATGGCTACAACTCTGCTGCTTGTTTGCGTGTCTTGGCATGTATTGGATTTGTACTGCGTTCGTATGTAGGCATGTTCACTCGATGCTATGTTTCTTTGCGTGAATTATTTATTCTATGTGAGGTTTCAAGCAAGTGGATTTGAAATACAGTAGAATGCTTTGAAGTTTGAACATTGATGCTCATTCTGCATGTTGTCCTGTCCGTGGTTCGTTTCATCTGAATTGAAATTTCAGTGTCACTCTATTCGCTGCAGCACTTGAAAAACCCGGATTTGTGAGAAATATGAAGGTAAATGTGACGGATGCAGGTTGTAGGTATACATCGTTTTTTTTTGCGGGTGgggtatactccctccgtctggaaaaaGTTGTCCGCGCGTTAGTTCAACTCTAATTTTACAAAAAAGACCTTCTGCCTTTTAAACTGCTGCAAATCAGCCCCCTCAgcttcttcctccttcctcccgTTGCCCGATCCGGCCCCCGTCCGGCCCCCGCCAGCGAGGCCCTGGACGCGCTCTCCCTCCGCGCTGCTGACCTGCCAGcggacttcgccgccgccgccggccacgagATCGCCGAGGAGGACGGCCGCGTCCAGGCCTCCAGGGACGGGAGCAGCACGGCCGCGTCCCAGAGGAGGGAGGATATCGAGGGGCTCGAGCACGGCCGGCAAGCGGGGCAGCAGCATCGCCTCAAGCGCCGGCGCCGCCTGCGTCATCAAGGAGCCCGACCCCGACTGCGGCTGCTCCTCCAAGGCAACCACCTCGacgggcgcctcctcctcgtcgccctgctcgGGTCCCTGGCCGGTTCCTCGCTCCTGCGGCAACCCCAGCCACTGCTCCCCTCTCGCTGACTTCGGCAGGCAGGGCCATGCGAGTCTTCCCGGTGGCGGGACCTGTTGCTACCGCTGCTGTCCTCCCGCCACGTACTGCTGACGCTGCCGCCGCCCACCACCTACTGCCACCGCTGCAGCCCGCCTGATCGACTCCGCGCGGACCTGCTGCTGCTGTTGGCGACTGCATCTGTTGCTGCTGTCGGCGATTGCCTCTGCTGCTGTTGTTGGCTGCAGGTACTTTTCCTGAAAAATGGACCTGTGTCAATTGCAGTTTCAGTTACAGTGTCAATTGTGGCTGATTGATCTGAACTTGTGTCAATTGCAGTATCAGCACACTTATGTAAGCAATGTACTTTGTGAAATCTTTGCTGTTCTTTGTGAAATCTTTGCTGTTCCATCAGAGTACTGTACCTGAAAATTAGTGAAGTTGATTTACACCAAGTGTACTCCAAAACTGTGCTGTAAGGAGTTGCTCcttgtgctgctgctgctcctgttCTAGGAAATGAGCATGTATAGTTGTCAGGTAGACTGCTCTTCTGTCCCTCCTTTGGAATGTGAAGTTCACTGGAAATGAGCACAAGTTAGGTCCATTAAACTAAGATTAGCTGAAAGCAACAGAAGAGCGCTAACCAACCAAAGTTCAACTAGAATTAGGCCACTAGAGAGGAAATAAACAGGTGTGCACTATGCTAAAGGAAGTTGATAAATCCAAACCCTGAATTACTGCCTGTAGTTGCTGAAAACAAAAAAAGATGTAGTATAAaatcttggtgtcttgtactcctTTGTTTCTGTAAAATGGTCTAAAATGTGCAACAGAAACAATCTTGGATTTATTGGAGTAGATCAATTTGGGAAGTATAGGAACAGTGGTAGATCAAGAATGGAGGAAATTATTGGAGTAGATCAAATTCAGTCATTATAATGTTTGATGCCAGCATCAACAATTAGTTCTGATGCATCAACACTTC is from Triticum aestivum cultivar Chinese Spring chromosome 1B, IWGSC CS RefSeq v2.1, whole genome shotgun sequence and encodes:
- the LOC123132824 gene encoding tubulin beta-1 chain, translated to MREILHIQGGQCGNQIGSKFWEVVCDEHGIDPTGRYVGTSDLQLERVNVYYNEASCGRFVPRAVLMDLEPGTMDSVRTGPYGQIFRPDNFVFGQSGAGNNWAKGHYTEGAELIDSVLDVVRKEAENCDCLQGFQVCHSLGGGTGSGMGTLLISKIREEYPDRMMLTFSVFPSPKVSDTVVEPYNATLSVHQLVENADECMVLDNEALYDICFRTLKLTTPSFGDLNHLISATMSGVTCCLRFPGQLNSDLRKLAVNLIPFPRLHFFMVGFAPLTSRGSQMYRSLTVPELTQQMWDSKNMMCAADPRHGRYLTASAMFRGKMSTKEVDEQMINVQNKNSSYFVEWIPNNVKSSVCDIPPRGLSMASTFIGNSTSIQEMFRRVSEQFTAMFRRKAFLHWYTGEGMDEMEFTEAESNMNDLVSEYQQYQDATADEEGEYEEEEELEQE
- the LOC123132850 gene encoding uncharacterized protein isoform X4 — translated: MGKTKTCSSSSSCSSSWRADDGGPALLAPPAPPLPLLLLLPARLQRSDWFVQRLEEEWGIAEEWMLLLLVQGNGAAGNLGAEGSSVRRKHGGGVQGIIPSLFCELHIPKEGQKSSLPDNYTCSFPRTGAAAAQGATPYSTVLEYTWCKSTSLIFRSIFQEKYLQPTTAAEAIADSSNRCSRQQQQQVRAESIRRAAAVAVGGGRRQRQQYVAGGQQR